A genomic stretch from Antarcticibacterium flavum includes:
- a CDS encoding DUF4412 domain-containing protein, with product MKKVLITGILVAFCALPLQAQFLKKLQKKVEQRVENTVTNKVADKAAAEAGKSMDNMLNFDFGKTGFAPGFEMVDVAEVPEVYEFEWRYVMTMNTAQGDMEMEYFLKKDAPYFGIRMPQNDVFMVMDHKRQMNVMYMNSGENKMVMATKMPELTAEDMKEAEEYNEEMSFKPIGSKEILGYDCKGFQAENEDMVYTFYVTSEPEISFNDIYRNENTQLPKGFDPQWLEDANGLMMQMIMEGKKKAKENVSMTCTALEKKPFSIQKNEYKSMAGE from the coding sequence ATGAAAAAAGTACTAATAACAGGAATCTTAGTGGCCTTTTGCGCCCTGCCGTTACAAGCGCAGTTTTTAAAGAAGCTTCAGAAAAAAGTGGAGCAAAGGGTTGAAAACACAGTCACCAATAAGGTGGCCGACAAGGCTGCTGCAGAGGCAGGAAAGTCAATGGATAACATGCTGAATTTTGACTTTGGAAAAACCGGCTTTGCTCCAGGTTTTGAAATGGTGGATGTGGCCGAGGTGCCGGAGGTGTATGAATTTGAATGGCGCTATGTTATGACTATGAACACTGCCCAGGGGGATATGGAGATGGAATACTTTCTTAAAAAAGATGCCCCCTATTTTGGAATTCGCATGCCGCAAAATGATGTTTTTATGGTGATGGACCACAAGAGGCAAATGAATGTGATGTACATGAATTCCGGGGAAAACAAAATGGTCATGGCAACAAAAATGCCTGAACTAACGGCTGAAGATATGAAGGAGGCTGAAGAGTACAACGAGGAAATGTCATTTAAACCCATAGGAAGTAAAGAGATCCTGGGTTATGACTGCAAGGGTTTCCAGGCAGAGAATGAGGATATGGTCTATACCTTTTATGTAACCTCAGAGCCGGAAATAAGTTTTAATGACATCTACAGGAATGAAAACACACAGCTCCCTAAAGGATTTGATCCGCAATGGCTGGAAGATGCAAATGGACTTATGATGCAAATGATCATGGAGGGCAAGAAAAAAGCAAAGGAGAACGTCTCAATGACCTGCACTGCATTGGAGAAAAAACCCTTCAGCATCCAAAAGAATGAATACAAGAGTATGGCAGGAGAATAA
- a CDS encoding ribonucleotide-diphosphate reductase subunit beta, translating to MPNKEPILKDNKDRFVIFPVKHNDIWDWFKQAQATFWTAEEIDFHQDVQDWNTKLSSREQNYLKQLLAFMAASQDLSRNLTASLNTEIKEPGSGSFFGFQQMMENTYRETFSMLLNIYIPEEAEYEELPEKVTSSKTFIERSNWQAAFETAAFAERLVAMAALKGIFSTGTACVINRLKNRNLLPGLTYAGNLIARDLETHRDFACYLHNNHLTNRVSKARIREILLQAHRIEEQFFTSCLPINMSGLSPAATTQHLEFVTDALLEAFGCEKEFGSESPYAFMNNTPSPQVGILERRAGELKKTTKEQDTNKINQNTGH from the coding sequence ATGCCAAATAAGGAACCTATTCTCAAGGACAACAAAGACAGATTTGTAATTTTTCCTGTAAAACACAATGATATTTGGGACTGGTTCAAGCAAGCACAGGCCACCTTCTGGACTGCTGAAGAAATAGACTTCCATCAGGACGTGCAGGACTGGAATACCAAACTCTCCAGCCGCGAACAAAATTATCTTAAACAATTACTGGCATTCATGGCTGCTTCACAGGACTTGAGCCGTAATTTAACCGCGTCCTTAAATACTGAAATAAAGGAGCCGGGGTCAGGATCATTTTTTGGTTTCCAGCAAATGATGGAAAACACTTACCGGGAAACTTTCTCTATGCTTTTGAATATTTACATTCCCGAAGAAGCAGAATATGAGGAGCTGCCAGAGAAGGTAACCTCTTCCAAAACATTTATCGAAAGATCAAATTGGCAGGCTGCTTTTGAGACCGCAGCATTTGCCGAAAGACTGGTTGCGATGGCTGCTTTAAAAGGGATTTTCTCTACGGGAACCGCTTGTGTTATTAACAGGTTGAAGAACCGCAATCTGCTCCCGGGATTAACTTATGCGGGAAACCTAATTGCAAGGGACCTTGAGACCCACAGGGATTTCGCCTGTTACTTGCATAACAATCATTTGACAAACAGGGTGAGCAAGGCCAGGATACGCGAGATCCTCCTGCAGGCTCACAGGATAGAAGAACAATTTTTCACCTCCTGCCTTCCAATTAATATGAGCGGCCTTAGTCCCGCTGCCACCACACAGCATTTAGAATTTGTTACCGATGCTTTGTTGGAAGCCTTTGGTTGTGAAAAGGAATTCGGCAGTGAAAGCCCTTATGCTTTTATGAACAATACCCCCTCTCCACAGGTGGGAATCCTGGAAAGGAGAGCAGGAGAATTGAAAAAGACAACTAAAGAACAGGATACTAATAAGATAAACCAGAATACCGGTCATTAG
- the dgt gene encoding dGTP triphosphohydrolase, whose protein sequence is MNWEQLLSLKRYGDKNKRLRKEQNETRLGFEVDYDRIIFSQAFRSLQDKTQVIPLSKTDFVHTRLTHSLEVSVVGRSLGRLAGQKILEKHPHLNTIHGYQMNDFGAIVAAASLAHDIGNPPFGHSGEKAIGEYFSLGNGKRFKDRLTAGEYEDLIRFEGNANGFKILTQTRPGIEGGIRLSYATLGAFIKYPKESLPHRPTRNIGDKKFGIFQTEKEIFEEVAGELGLLQVRKGEQVAFARHPLAFLVEAADDICYTIIDFEDGINLGLIDEEYALEYLIKLVKNSINTAKYNALTNTADRLSYLRALAINTLITEAVEIFLKNEEAILKGEFHESLFDKSSYEAQIKDIIKISVEKIYQSEEVINKEIAGYKMLSHLLDTYTSAFLPASPEEEDSNFNGLVRKSVARLNPGEGSVYNTLLEICSYTASLTDGFTVASFEKYKGLRL, encoded by the coding sequence ATGAACTGGGAACAGCTCCTTTCTCTAAAGAGATATGGAGATAAAAACAAAAGGTTACGCAAGGAACAAAATGAGACCCGGCTGGGTTTTGAAGTAGATTATGACAGGATCATCTTCTCCCAGGCATTTCGAAGTTTGCAGGACAAGACCCAGGTCATCCCCCTTTCAAAAACAGATTTTGTTCACACCCGCCTTACCCATAGTTTGGAAGTATCTGTAGTGGGACGTTCCCTGGGCAGGCTGGCAGGACAAAAGATCCTGGAAAAGCACCCGCACCTTAACACCATCCACGGTTACCAGATGAATGATTTTGGCGCTATAGTAGCCGCAGCTTCCCTGGCACACGATATTGGGAATCCGCCGTTTGGACATTCGGGTGAAAAGGCGATTGGAGAATATTTCAGCCTTGGAAATGGCAAACGATTTAAAGACCGGCTTACCGCAGGAGAATATGAGGACCTCATCAGGTTTGAAGGAAATGCAAACGGCTTTAAAATCCTTACCCAGACCCGGCCCGGGATTGAAGGAGGTATACGCCTGTCCTATGCCACCCTGGGAGCATTTATAAAATACCCAAAGGAATCCCTTCCGCATAGACCCACCCGAAATATAGGTGATAAGAAATTCGGCATCTTTCAAACCGAGAAAGAGATATTTGAGGAAGTGGCTGGAGAACTAGGGCTTTTACAGGTGAGAAAAGGAGAACAGGTAGCTTTTGCAAGACATCCACTCGCGTTCCTTGTGGAGGCTGCAGATGATATTTGTTATACCATCATTGATTTTGAGGATGGGATCAATTTAGGCCTTATCGATGAGGAATATGCCCTGGAATATCTCATTAAGCTGGTAAAGAACAGCATCAATACTGCCAAATACAATGCCCTTACCAATACTGCCGACAGGCTTAGCTACCTGCGGGCACTGGCCATTAATACTCTTATAACCGAAGCGGTAGAGATCTTCCTGAAGAATGAGGAGGCTATCCTCAAGGGCGAATTTCACGAATCCCTTTTTGATAAGAGCAGCTATGAAGCCCAGATCAAGGATATTATAAAAATAAGCGTGGAAAAGATCTACCAGAGCGAAGAGGTGATCAATAAGGAGATTGCCGGCTATAAAATGCTCTCCCACCTGCTGGACACTTATACCAGTGCTTTCCTTCCCGCCAGCCCTGAGGAAGAGGATTCCAATTTTAATGGCCTGGTAAGAAAATCTGTAGCAAGATTAAATCCAGGGGAAGGATCTGTTTACAACACCCTCCTGGAAATATGCTCCTATACCGCTTCGCTTACAGATGGGTTTACGGTGGCGTCGTTTGAAAAATATAAAGGGTTGAGATTGTGA
- a CDS encoding type II toxin-antitoxin system RelE/ParE family toxin has translation MAGFRLTNKAVQDLSGIWEYTREFWSEKQADKYYETLIPICRQIANDPNLGKNYDGITPGLLGLKTNRHIIFYRVMNENYVEISRILHERMDLKKRISG, from the coding sequence ATGGCCGGATTTAGGCTGACTAATAAAGCCGTTCAGGACTTGTCTGGAATTTGGGAATATACGCGTGAATTCTGGTCTGAAAAGCAAGCCGATAAATATTACGAAACACTTATTCCCATTTGTCGCCAAATTGCTAATGATCCAAATCTCGGTAAGAATTATGACGGGATCACTCCGGGTTTGTTAGGTTTAAAAACGAACCGACATATTATTTTTTATCGAGTGATGAATGAGAATTATGTAGAAATTTCAAGAATTCTACACGAGAGAATGGACTTAAAAAAGAGGATCTCTGGATAA
- a CDS encoding type II toxin-antitoxin system ParD family antitoxin — MNKNTSISLGQYFEQFVKSRIEEGRYKNVSEVIRAGLRLLEEEENKAAVLRIAIQEGIDSGIATDFDPKRHLKSLKAGRK, encoded by the coding sequence ATGAATAAAAACACCTCCATTTCCCTTGGGCAATATTTTGAACAGTTTGTGAAAAGCCGTATTGAAGAAGGGCGCTATAAAAACGTTAGTGAAGTTATACGAGCAGGATTGAGGCTTTTAGAAGAGGAGGAAAACAAAGCTGCTGTTTTAAGGATCGCCATTCAGGAAGGGATTGATAGCGGGATTGCTACTGATTTCGATCCAAAAAGACATCTGAAATCTTTAAAAGCAGGTAGAAAATAA
- a CDS encoding DUF3078 domain-containing protein codes for MFKRIEYPVPFLICFLFFTTGIFAMPAAPRIIKAEFKPLVGIDTTGTALPTIDSTSVESVADVPQEVMIFWTKKNAVGVNFNEVAFVNWNAGGNNSVSALFHGNFERRYQKDLLSWRSNAQVRYGINAQEGRELRKTEDQIVVNSTFGYRRDSISDFRYSAKFNFNTQFANGYRYPDTEQPISKFMAPGYIFIGIGTEYTHPREDLTVYLSPVTQKSTFVLDRTLANQGRFGVTPAIRDEEGNIIEDGERVRTELGILLTSGFTKEIFDNVNLDNQLSLYSDYLNRFGNIDVDWELNVNMQVNDFIKASIGSHVRYDDDVKVREDINGDGQLETLGPRIQWKQMLGVGVVYNF; via the coding sequence ATGTTTAAAAGAATTGAATACCCCGTTCCCTTTTTAATATGCTTCTTATTTTTTACCACCGGGATCTTTGCGATGCCGGCTGCTCCCCGAATTATAAAGGCAGAGTTCAAACCCCTGGTTGGTATTGATACTACAGGTACTGCCTTGCCCACTATAGATTCTACCAGTGTGGAGAGTGTGGCCGATGTGCCGCAGGAGGTGATGATATTCTGGACAAAAAAGAATGCCGTGGGAGTCAACTTTAATGAGGTAGCTTTCGTGAACTGGAATGCAGGGGGAAACAATTCGGTTTCAGCATTGTTCCATGGGAATTTTGAACGCCGTTATCAAAAAGATCTCCTTTCCTGGCGAAGTAATGCCCAGGTACGCTATGGGATCAATGCGCAGGAAGGCAGGGAACTTAGAAAAACTGAAGATCAAATAGTAGTGAACTCTACCTTTGGTTACAGGAGGGACTCGATATCAGATTTTCGGTATTCGGCAAAATTCAATTTTAATACCCAGTTCGCCAATGGGTACAGATATCCTGATACCGAACAACCCATTTCCAAATTCATGGCTCCGGGTTATATTTTTATCGGGATAGGAACAGAATATACACACCCAAGAGAAGATCTAACAGTATACCTCTCCCCGGTAACACAAAAATCCACCTTCGTTCTGGACAGGACGCTGGCGAATCAGGGACGGTTTGGGGTTACCCCTGCAATTAGGGATGAGGAGGGTAACATAATCGAAGATGGAGAAAGAGTACGTACCGAGCTCGGGATCCTGCTCACCAGCGGTTTTACCAAAGAGATATTTGATAACGTAAATCTGGATAATCAATTAAGCCTGTATTCAGATTATCTTAACCGGTTTGGAAATATCGATGTGGACTGGGAGCTCAATGTGAATATGCAGGTGAATGACTTCATTAAAGCCAGTATTGGCTCACACGTGCGCTATGATGACGATGTAAAGGTGCGCGAGGACATTAATGGAGATGGCCAGCTGGAAACCCTTGGCCCGCGTATTCAGTGGAAGCAAATGCTTGGAGTGGGAGTGGTTTATAATTTTTAG
- a CDS encoding 1-deoxy-D-xylulose-5-phosphate synthase codes for MAYKILNKIDSPAQLRELPEEKLAALAGELRKFIIDIVATKEGHLGASLGVVELTIALHYVFNTPNDLLVWDVGHQAYGHKILTGRRESFHTNRQLEGLSGFPRRSESEYDTFGTGHSSTSISAALGMAIASALQGDLERQHIAVIGDASIASGMAFEGLNHAGVTKANLLVILNDNAIGIDPSVGALKQYLTKARVGYKPAQDNIIEALNFKYFGPVDGHDLPGLIKTLEELKKVDGPKFLHVITTKGKGLKKAEEDQVKYHAPGKFVPDTGELLPYDTYGLPLKYQDVFGLTLVELAQKNEKIIGITPAMPTGSSLKYMMEAFPERAFDVGIAEQHAVTLAAGMATRGLSVFCAIYSTFLQRAYDQVIHDVALQNLPVIFCLDRAGLVGEDGATHHGVFDISYLRCIPNMMIAAPANEHDLRNLIYTVQEELPGPIAIRYPRGRGVFPNWQLPFKKMEYGKGEQVRKGSRIAVISIGSIFHNVEKAIDLINKPGKIAHFDAKFVKPLDESLLHDIFHNFAKVITVEDAAVTGGFGTAVLEFAALHSYSATIKCLGIPDEFIEHGSLEELYEIAKIDVESIGKTMTDLLS; via the coding sequence ATGGCATATAAAATCCTGAATAAAATTGATTCTCCTGCGCAGTTACGGGAACTTCCTGAGGAAAAGCTGGCGGCATTGGCGGGTGAATTAAGGAAATTCATCATAGATATCGTAGCGACCAAGGAGGGCCATCTGGGTGCCAGTCTTGGGGTGGTGGAACTCACAATCGCATTGCATTATGTTTTTAATACTCCCAATGATCTCCTTGTATGGGATGTGGGCCACCAGGCTTATGGCCATAAGATTCTTACCGGGAGAAGAGAGTCGTTCCATACGAACAGGCAGCTGGAAGGCCTTAGCGGATTTCCCAGGCGCAGCGAGAGTGAGTACGATACCTTTGGTACGGGTCACTCCTCCACCTCCATCTCTGCAGCACTGGGAATGGCCATTGCCTCGGCCTTGCAGGGAGACCTGGAGAGGCAGCATATCGCCGTAATTGGAGATGCCTCTATCGCCAGCGGGATGGCCTTTGAAGGCCTCAACCACGCCGGGGTGACAAAGGCAAACCTGCTTGTCATCCTTAACGATAATGCCATTGGAATTGATCCCAGTGTTGGCGCTTTAAAGCAATACCTTACCAAAGCGAGGGTAGGATATAAACCTGCACAGGATAATATTATTGAAGCCCTTAATTTTAAATATTTTGGTCCGGTAGACGGGCATGATCTCCCTGGGCTTATAAAAACCCTGGAGGAATTGAAAAAAGTTGATGGTCCCAAGTTCCTGCATGTGATCACTACAAAAGGGAAAGGGCTCAAAAAGGCTGAGGAGGACCAGGTGAAATATCACGCCCCGGGTAAATTTGTGCCAGATACCGGGGAACTGCTGCCGTATGATACCTACGGGCTTCCCCTTAAATATCAGGATGTTTTTGGACTTACCCTTGTTGAACTGGCTCAAAAGAACGAAAAGATCATAGGAATTACCCCGGCAATGCCCACCGGAAGTTCTCTTAAATATATGATGGAGGCTTTTCCTGAAAGGGCCTTTGATGTGGGTATAGCCGAACAGCACGCTGTAACCCTGGCAGCCGGTATGGCTACCCGGGGGCTTAGCGTTTTTTGTGCGATCTATTCCACTTTCCTTCAAAGAGCTTATGACCAGGTGATCCACGATGTGGCGCTGCAAAATCTACCTGTAATATTCTGTCTTGACAGGGCAGGGCTGGTTGGCGAGGATGGGGCTACGCATCATGGTGTCTTTGATATATCATATTTACGATGTATTCCCAATATGATGATCGCAGCTCCTGCAAATGAACATGACCTGCGTAATTTGATCTACACGGTACAGGAAGAACTGCCGGGCCCTATTGCTATAAGATATCCGCGAGGGAGAGGTGTATTTCCCAACTGGCAGCTGCCGTTCAAAAAAATGGAATATGGAAAAGGGGAACAGGTAAGGAAAGGAAGCAGGATTGCTGTTATAAGTATTGGCAGTATTTTTCATAATGTGGAGAAGGCTATCGATCTAATAAATAAACCGGGGAAAATCGCACATTTTGATGCCAAATTTGTTAAACCTCTGGATGAGAGCCTGCTTCACGATATATTCCATAATTTTGCGAAGGTGATCACAGTAGAGGATGCTGCGGTGACAGGAGGCTTCGGTACCGCGGTGCTGGAATTTGCAGCCTTACATTCATATAGCGCTACCATAAAATGCCTTGGGATCCCAGATGAGTTTATTGAACACGGAAGTTTGGAAGAATTATATGAAATTGCCAAAATTGACGTTGAGAGTATAGGAAAGACCATGACGGACTTGTTAAGTTAA
- a CDS encoding nucleoside deaminase, protein MQITPFDDTYFMQKAIAEAELAYERGEIPVGVVVVINNRIIARGHNLTETLNDVTAHAEMQAITAAANFLGGKYLKDCTMYVTLEPCQMCAGALYWSQLSRLVFAAEDPQRGYRAMGGKLHPKTKVSHGTMETEASGLLKRFFIEKRNLK, encoded by the coding sequence ATGCAAATCACTCCCTTTGATGATACTTATTTTATGCAGAAGGCAATTGCTGAGGCAGAACTGGCATATGAGAGGGGGGAAATTCCTGTTGGGGTGGTAGTGGTGATCAACAACAGGATCATTGCCCGGGGACATAATCTTACTGAAACTCTGAACGATGTCACTGCTCATGCTGAAATGCAGGCCATCACAGCAGCAGCCAATTTTCTTGGGGGGAAGTATCTCAAGGACTGCACGATGTACGTTACCCTGGAACCCTGCCAGATGTGCGCCGGGGCATTATACTGGAGTCAGCTATCGCGATTGGTTTTTGCTGCTGAAGACCCTCAGAGAGGTTACAGGGCTATGGGTGGTAAACTTCATCCAAAAACAAAGGTTTCCCACGGCACTATGGAAACTGAAGCATCAGGTTTACTGAAGCGTTTCTTTATAGAAAAAAGAAATTTGAAATAG
- a CDS encoding sugar porter family MFS transporter, whose translation MKNKTYLILITIVSALGGLLFGYDTGVINGSQYYFSQYFDLDPGMKGWVVGSALLGCFAGAIVAGPISKAIGRKYSLIISAVLFSLSAWGSGLPAFLPESVSLLVVFRLLGGLGIGIASMNAPTYIAEIAPAKIRGTLVSYYQLAIVVGFFVVFLVTYFIGSSATEAENIEFGWRYMLWSELIPSTLFLVLLFFVPKSPRWLAIKGLNSEAYKVLTRIHGKEVADFEIKEIEKSIARDKQKNKLNIFAKGVFAIIVIGTVLSVLQQFTGINAVLYYGADIFESALGFGQEDVLQQQVLLAGINLVFTFVAMATVDKFGRKPLIYIGAVGMLAGFLLLGATLMSNSVGLLSLIGVLLFIASFAMSMGPVVWVILSEMFPNNMRSIAMSIAVAAQWAANYVVTQTFPMVAESELNRSDFWSGSLPYFIFSVFILGIIIFTYKYIPETKGKTLEELEDMWDIPEEAKKI comes from the coding sequence ATGAAGAATAAAACTTATTTGATCCTTATCACCATTGTCTCTGCTCTTGGAGGCTTATTATTTGGTTATGACACAGGGGTTATCAATGGATCGCAATATTATTTTAGTCAGTATTTTGATCTTGACCCCGGGATGAAGGGGTGGGTTGTAGGTAGTGCCCTGCTGGGTTGTTTTGCAGGTGCTATCGTCGCCGGACCAATAAGTAAAGCCATAGGAAGGAAGTACTCCCTAATAATCTCGGCAGTGCTTTTTTCACTTTCAGCCTGGGGATCTGGTTTGCCTGCGTTCTTACCAGAGTCTGTTTCCCTGCTTGTGGTCTTTAGGTTATTGGGTGGTCTGGGGATAGGGATAGCATCAATGAATGCACCCACTTATATCGCAGAGATCGCTCCCGCAAAGATTAGAGGTACTCTTGTAAGTTATTATCAACTGGCAATTGTAGTAGGTTTCTTCGTGGTATTCCTGGTTACATATTTTATTGGTAGCAGTGCTACAGAGGCAGAGAATATTGAATTTGGATGGAGGTATATGCTATGGAGCGAGCTCATTCCCAGTACGCTCTTCCTGGTCCTGCTTTTCTTTGTGCCTAAAAGTCCGCGATGGCTGGCAATCAAAGGGCTTAATTCTGAAGCTTATAAGGTGCTCACGAGGATACACGGGAAAGAGGTGGCCGATTTTGAAATCAAAGAAATAGAGAAATCCATAGCCCGCGATAAGCAAAAGAACAAGCTAAACATATTTGCGAAGGGTGTTTTTGCTATAATAGTTATAGGTACGGTCCTTTCTGTCCTGCAGCAATTCACCGGTATCAATGCCGTGTTATATTACGGAGCCGATATTTTTGAGAGTGCCCTTGGCTTCGGTCAGGAAGATGTACTGCAGCAGCAGGTGCTTCTCGCCGGGATCAACCTTGTATTCACCTTCGTGGCAATGGCAACCGTAGATAAATTTGGAAGAAAACCGCTTATTTATATAGGTGCAGTTGGGATGCTGGCAGGATTCCTTCTCCTTGGGGCAACCCTTATGAGCAACTCGGTAGGTCTACTATCCCTCATTGGGGTATTACTTTTCATCGCCTCATTTGCGATGTCTATGGGTCCTGTGGTATGGGTGATCCTTTCTGAAATGTTCCCCAACAATATGAGGAGTATCGCTATGTCTATTGCCGTTGCAGCACAGTGGGCAGCCAATTACGTGGTAACGCAAACCTTCCCTATGGTTGCTGAAAGTGAGTTGAACCGAAGCGATTTCTGGAGTGGCTCCCTGCCATATTTTATCTTCTCAGTATTCATTTTAGGGATAATCATTTTCACCTATAAATACATACCTGAAACCAAAGGGAAAACCCTGGAAGAGCTGGAGGATATGTGGGATATTCCTGAAGAAGCCAAGAAAATTTAA
- a CDS encoding glycoside hydrolase family 16 protein, with protein sequence MNNRNLIFTALALCLSLTSPAQVLFEDNFEGDSLDMTKWNHEEGDGCPNLCGWGNNERQIYSRDYLSVEDGKLVITAVKDGDKYYSAKINSKDKMEFQYGTIETRLKLPQGHGIWPAVWMLGTNIGEVGWPASGEIDLMEYVGREPHTIYSSLHTPASHGDTENSKKTFIEDIEEGYHTFKTVWTKDDIQYYIDGEHVYTFTPKVYDEEHYPFRHPFYFLINMAVGGNFGGPEVDDTIFPVKFYVDYIKVTQE encoded by the coding sequence ATGAATAACAGGAATCTAATATTTACAGCTCTTGCCCTTTGTTTGAGTCTCACATCACCCGCCCAGGTACTGTTTGAAGATAATTTTGAAGGGGACAGCCTGGATATGACAAAGTGGAATCACGAAGAGGGTGATGGGTGTCCTAATCTTTGTGGCTGGGGAAATAACGAGCGACAAATCTACAGCCGGGATTATCTAAGTGTGGAAGATGGCAAGCTGGTCATTACGGCTGTGAAGGATGGAGATAAATATTACTCAGCCAAAATAAATTCGAAGGATAAAATGGAATTCCAATATGGCACCATTGAAACCCGTTTGAAATTGCCACAGGGTCACGGTATCTGGCCTGCAGTATGGATGCTGGGTACTAATATAGGAGAAGTGGGCTGGCCAGCTTCAGGAGAGATAGATCTTATGGAATATGTTGGGCGGGAGCCGCATACCATATATTCTTCCCTGCACACTCCTGCCAGCCACGGGGATACTGAAAATTCGAAGAAAACCTTTATCGAGGATATTGAAGAAGGCTATCATACCTTTAAAACCGTATGGACAAAAGATGATATTCAATATTATATTGATGGGGAGCATGTGTATACATTTACGCCAAAGGTTTATGATGAGGAACATTACCCCTTTCGCCATCCTTTCTATTTCCTTATCAACATGGCCGTGGGAGGGAACTTTGGCGGCCCGGAGGTGGATGACACTATATTTCCTGTAAAATTCTATGTTGATTATATCAAAGTGACGCAGGAGTAG